The proteins below are encoded in one region of Penicillium psychrofluorescens genome assembly, chromosome: 4:
- a CDS encoding uncharacterized protein (ID:PFLUO_007081-T1.cds;~source:funannotate) yields the protein MKWLVLSTAAVASALQNLPPVAFQPADPVSGRGFSPATADHTIYLDATFAHQRDQDGPTLIPAAAYEFANTFRQDLETLTNSSWDLQTVGHFPLRGTGVFIERSRDSFTYEDGRPTEEGYELEVEDDRLYIRGSGARGMWWGTRTVLQQLVLTNQSMIPSGRMHDAPAFATRGFMLDAGRKWYSLSFLKDLCTYASFFKISEFHYHATDNYPLTRGPDLPWNEVYSQFALRPENPDLQPLVQRANETLSRDEFDQFQVHCAQRGVTVIPEIEGPGHCLSVTKWKPELALAERDLLNLSHPETIPLMRSIWSEFLPWFHTSEVHIGADEYNSTLADDYIGFVNEMSHFIEESSGKQIRIWGTYEPSSTLSIDKNVTIQHWQYGQSDPVALARDGYQIINSEDWWAYMSLKNNHVPITPAPYPQSFNNTRILNFANQDSWQWAPQLFNPVNTTEQPHSNAVRGAILAAWNDNGPDATTQLEAYYAIRNGIPVVASRSWTGSRGPRLDETSLDESIALLTSNAVGQNLDRRLPRDLERPSGSLLSWNRPQRDSEDRELWLGDGSKGMNYTLRLNVTGPFSLCSSDSELTLTHHNQLIFTSDGWPYPLRSVSETDGFDPAEPGRIWANATSSTHRVVDIPFPAQIMITSDPIGGSRAWINGSFVGRFEVFVYGGDNVDFSWSQMAFVAPLDTVQGPGLQQLAVYPFDGQH from the coding sequence ATGAAGTGGCTTGTTCTCTCCACCGCAGCTGTCGCTTCGGCGCTGCAGAACCTACCCCCGGTGGCCTTCCAGCCGGCGGATCCCGTGTCTGGGCGAGGCTTCTCACCTGCAACTGCTGACCACACAATCTACCTTGATGCCACTTTTGCGCACCAGAGAGACCAAGATGGGCCGACACTGATTCCCGCAGCGGCATACGAATTCGCAAACACCTTTCGCCAGGACCTGGAGACGCTCACCAATTCTTCGTGGGATCTTCAAACCGTGGGTCATTTTCCCTTGCGAGGAACGGGAGTGTTTATCGAGCGTTCTCGCGACAGCTTCACCTACGAGGATGGCCGGCCGACCGAGGAGGGCTATGAATTGGAGGTAGAGGATGATCGCCTGTACATCAGAGGCTCCGGAGCCCGCGGCATGTGGTGGGGGACTCGGACCGTATTGCAGCAGCTCGTCCTGACCAACCAATCCATGATTCCGTCGGGCCGCATGCACGATGCGCCAGCCTTCGCCACCAGGGGCTTCATGCTAGACGCCGGCCGGAAATGGTACTCGCTGTCATTTCTCAAAGATCTGTGCACCTACGCGTCCTTTTTCAAGATTTCCGAATTTCACTATCATGCCACTGATAACTACCCCTTGACTCGCGGCCCTGATCTGCCATGGAACGAAGTCTATTCACAATTCGCGCTGCGCCCCGAAAACCCGGACTTACAGCCTTTGGTGCAGCGGGCAAACGAGACACTTTCACGAGATGAATTCGACCAATTTCAAGTGCACTGTGCGCAGCGAGGGGTGACCGTCATCCCTGAAATCGAAGGCCCTGGCCACTGTCTTTCGGTCACGAAATGGAAACCAGAGCTGGCATTGGCAGAGAGGGATCTGCTTAATCTCTCCCATCCAGAAACCATCCCGCTCATGAGATCGATCTGGTCCGAATTTCTTCCGTGGTTTCACACCAGCGAAGTCCacatcggcgccgacgagTACAATTCCACTCTGGCAGATGACTACATCGGCTTCGTCAACGAGATGTCTCATTTCATCGAGGAAAGCTCGGGCAAGCAAATCCGCATCTGGGGGACCTACGAGCCTTCGTCTACGCTCTCGATTGACAAGAACGTAACAATTCAACACTGGCAGTACGGACAGTCCGATCCTGTTGCATTGGCCCGTGATGGCTACCAAATTATCAACTCGGAAGATTGGTGGGCTTATATGTCGTTGAAGAACAATCATGTTCCCATCACCCCGGCGCCCTATCCCCAATCTTTCAACAACACGCGGATTCTAAACTTTGCAAACCAAGATTCCTGGCAATGGGCTCCGCAACTGTTTAATCCGGTCAATACAACAGAACAGCCACACTCCAACGCCGTGAGAGGCGCGATCCTGGCCGCTTGGAACGATAATGGGCCCGACGCGACCACACAACTTGAAGCATACTATGCCATTCGCAATGGCATTCCTGTCGTTgcttctcggtcttggaCAGGCTCTCGTGGTCCGCGACTGGATGAAACAAGCTTAGATGAATCAATCGCGCTTTTGACATCCAACGCAGTAGGACAGAACCTTGATCGCCGATTACCTCGTGATTTAGAGCGACCTTCTGGGTCCTTACTTTCATGGAATCGCCCACAGCGGGACTCAGAAGACCGAGAGTTGTGGCTGGGTGATGGTAGTAAGGGCATGAATTATACTCTTCGACTCAACGTTACTGGCCCCTTCTCACTCTGCTCCTCGGATTCAGAATTGACACTCACCCATCACAATCAGCTGATTTTTACTTCCGACGGATGGCCGTATCCTCTTCGCTCCGTCTCCGAAACGGATGGGTTCGATCCTGCAGAGCCGGGGCGCATCTGGGCCAACGCGACCAGCTCAACCCATCGAGTCGTGGATATCCCCTTTCCAGCGCAGATCATGATAACTTCAGATCCCATTGGAGGAAGTCGGGCTTGGATAAATGGCAGCTTTGTGGGGCGATTCGAAGTGTTTGTGTACGGTGGGGACAATGTGGACTTTTCGTGGAGCCAAATGGCATTTGTCGCTCCTCTAGACACTGTCCAAGGGCCGGGATTGCAACAGTTGGCAGTCTATCCATTTGATGGACAGCACTAG